Genomic segment of Panicum virgatum strain AP13 chromosome 9N, P.virgatum_v5, whole genome shotgun sequence:
TAATTTTGGTCTCAGGTTCACTTGGCCAAACTTCCCAAGAATCTCTTGGCAAAAGCATCATTTGCAAAGAACACAGAGCAGGTATGAAGTGTAGCATTGGATGCCAAACAACTTGTAAATTAGCCATTAACATTTTTGTCCTATTCTAGGTGCTACACCAACTGCCTCAAGTAATTTCTTCCTTGGATGCTTATATGGATAGGAGTTTGCAAAGGTGAGCTTCCcctctttaattttttttaacgtGAAGCTTCCCCACTTTATGGCGTATGCATATTATTCATTCTCTGGTCATTATAAATTTCACAATTTTATCTAAATAGTCATGAAGTTTTTTGTGCTGTATTTTGTCATGCACAGATTGCAACCAATTAAGTTGAAGTTTATTTCTTCCTCTTTGTTCGGCCCAGAAAGGGTCCGCTTCACTTTTGCTCACAGCAAAGTTCCAAAAATCATTCCCCTAGAAGGTCAAGGATCCTGCAAGACAGGATGATGCAAATTTATTTGTCCAAAAGAATATTGATTTCCAAGCTTCCAGCTTGCATCGAAACGACCGCACCAAAACAAATTGGTCTAGGACACTCCTCAGAAAAATTAAATCAAGTTCGTATGTTTCTGTAACACACATGATGGTTCTTCCAATATCCATCAATCTAAGCCCGAACTACAAGGAAGAGATACATTGTTCAGATTCCAATCAACTAGGTTGAAGTTAATTTTGTTCAGTATCACCTATGATAAActcctccattttttttttcaaaaaatgcaGTGCATCTCAAATTAAGACTGTCACACAGCTCTTGTCAAACATGGAGAACACTCAGCTGAGATCCATCTTGCCTTCCACTCAGATGAAGAAAGATATCAAGAATACTGAACCTGAAGAACTCAGGGTTGAATGATGTGTTTGCAGAGATGTAACCGGAGGCTTGTTTTCTCAGTCATTCTGATGAAGTTTGGGTACCTTGGTTTTGGAGGTGACTTGAGAAGTAACTGGCAAAAGGATACATTGCTGCTTACTGATTGTTCATTTGCTCAATTTGGTTCGGCAATGGTGTAACTACTCTTCAGGTGCCATGTGTTTGCTGCGCTTTCTGGGTCTGTAGCAATCATGTTTTTATGTAATTGCATTAGTAGCTTTTATAAGAAAATTGAGTTGTATATTGAGCTCCCCTTTCAGGATTAAGAAAATAAGCGATGAAACGTTTACTGTGGCACTGCTCTCTTAAACATTATTGGATTTATGTCACGTGATGTAGCTACCTACCCTAAGATATTTTAACGATTCGTCCCTTCTCTATAATAGGGGAGGGCATGTTCCAATGACCCAATCATTTTCCACTCTCCTAGTGTCATGATGCTATGCACGGCTCCAGTAGTAAGCTGCAGCAGGTAGAAATCAAGAGGAGCACTGACATAGACTTGGGAACGAGAGGCAACTGGGAAGAAGCGAAGAGAGGAATGCAACTGAGAAGAGGAATGCAGCTGGGAAGAAGCGATGAGAGGAATCTGTA
This window contains:
- the LOC120688112 gene encoding tobamovirus multiplication protein 2B-like isoform X1, with the protein product MPVAAGGGGGAKAAVAEQIAQAVQSTSNLLQLMEQSSPAQVHLAKLPKNLLAKASFAKNTEQVLHQLPQVISSLDAYMDRSLQSASQIKTVTQLLSNMENTQLRSILPSTQMKKDIKNTEPEELRVE
- the LOC120688112 gene encoding tobamovirus multiplication protein 2B-like isoform X2, whose amino-acid sequence is MPVAAGGGGGAKAAVAEQIAQAVQSTSNLLQLMEQSSPAQVHLAKLPKNLLAKASFAKNTEQVLHQLPQVISSLDAYMDRSLQRLQPIKLKFISSSLFGPERVRFTFAHSKVPKIIPLEGQGSCKTG